A single window of Salvia splendens isolate huo1 chromosome 6, SspV2, whole genome shotgun sequence DNA harbors:
- the LOC121806951 gene encoding nuA3 HAT complex component NTO1, translated as MEETRFLGLPPLKRFRLQQQQQQQTDSSCLPAKKRKECRDSPSPPAATTLCLPAKKRIWAFQPLDLDLNLNPPSDEDSAQIKLNFGEDGEDGIVCAVCDSTDGDPADPIVLCDGCDLMVHATCYGHPFTAGIPDGDWYCAQCLHSKSEKNQPPSCCLCPVGGGALKPTTDGRWAHLVCAIYVPEVFFADSEGREGINCDRVGKRRWETECYICKSKNGCAIDCSEPKCGSAFHVSCGLKEELCIEYREGKGKSRGSVVAAFCSPHTHLWKKQEQTGKFKIVARGDDNK; from the exons ATGGAGGAGACCAGATTTCTAGGCTTGCCTCCTCTCAAACGATTCCGattacaacaacaacaacaacaacaaaccGATTCCTCTTGCCTTCCCGCCAAAAAGCGCAAGGAATGCCGAGATTCGCCTTCCCCGCCCGCCGCCACAACTCTCTGCCTTCCAGCGAAGAAGCGAATTTGGGCGTTTCAGCCCCTGGACCTCGATCTGAATCTCAATCCCCCATCCGATGAAGATTCCGCACAAATCAAACTCAACTTCGGAGAAGACGGCGAGGACGGAATCGTCTGCGCCGTCTGCGACAGCACGGACGGAGATCCGGCGGATCCAATCGTGCTCTGCGACGGCTGCGATCTGATGGTGCACGCCACATGCTACGGCCACCCCTTCACCGCCGGGATCCCCGACGGCGACTGGTACTGCGCTCAATGCCTCCATTCCAAATCGGAGAAAAATCAACCGCCGTCCTGCTGCCTCTGCCCCGTAGGCGGCGGCGCGTTGAAGCCGACGACGGACGGGCGCTGGGCGCATCTGGTGTGCGCGATCTACGTGCCGGAGGTGTTCTTCGCGGATTCGGAGGGGAGAGAAGGAATCAACTGCGATCGGGTAGGGAAGAGGCGGTGGGAGACCGAGTGCTACATCTGCAAATCGAAAAACGGTTGCGCCATTGATTGCTCCGAGCCTAAATGCGGATCGGCATTCCACGTCAGCTGCGGGTTGAAAGAGGAGCTCTGTATCGAATACAGAGAGGGGAAGGGGAAGAGCAGAGGATCTGTTGTTGCTGCATTTTGCTCCCCTCATACTCATCTCTGGAAGAAG CAAGAGCAAACAGGAAAGTTTAAGATAGTTGCTAGAGGCGACGACAACAAGTAA